One window of the Synechococcus sp. CC9311 genome contains the following:
- a CDS encoding UPF0182 family protein, with protein sequence MAKIIWTIGRFGLLLIPLIVIISRLQVEWYWFDQFELGSVYGKRLLLQLGGALFAFLFVGSCALWRQSWLRPSESEKNERSPVLTGYRYGFCLLACLLVLLSVLAIDTRLAWLAWIEPFSLSYWWSLPFSTGWPLLSLSILMLTLIMFGLTRSRRLGLTQVYGSVCICLIVARSWGLWSLAFSIPNLGRVEPMLGSDVSFGLGRFSAIAFGLELVLLQLSLTLSTALWSRLTRSTCLSDWAFPGLTARQRHGLRPGFALVLMSFSGLMWLSRHQLLWTQDGIVAGAGWLDVHLLLPLRSLGSIALLVLAFVVLPSPFSSVRRRQLRLILAFIAIASFGLEMVLFPLMHWLVVRPRELQLERPYISRAIEATRHAYQLDAIETEPFDPSSRLSREDLRDGASTLRNIRLWDSQPLLATNRQLQQLRVYYRFTNAAVDRYQLRPELLERQQVILAARELDQAALPKRSRTWQNRHFVFTHGFGFTMSPVNSRGADGLPDYFISDIGSSERINGNKALDISRADVKKNVPIGRPALYFGMLPSPYAVAPTQIEEFDHPEGDVNTYNHYSGRAGIPLASFGQRIAASIYIRDPRLLNTGVLKPDSRLLLRRDVKKRVKALAPFLQLKGDPYLVSVPMESGLDQYHDDQHQYWIVDGFTSSNTYPYASTLPDGKEMRYLRNSVKAIVDAYNGTVHLYVSEPDDPMIRGWQKVFPELFQPLESMPTSLRQHLMVPSSMFELQVQQLLRYHVTDPRIFYSGDDVWQVPKELYGKTQIPVAPYHITAQLKRSLDSEFLLLQPLTPLARPNLSGWLAARSDADHYGELVLLRFPSDVPIFGPEQIQALINQNPEISQQFGLWDRAGSQVVQGNLLVVPLGNALLYVEPIYLRARRGGLPTLTRVVVSDGSRVAMANDLNTGLEALLQGSGSKDVVVQELDQSS encoded by the coding sequence GTGGCAAAGATCATCTGGACGATTGGGCGGTTTGGGCTCTTGTTGATCCCCTTGATTGTCATTATCTCCAGGCTGCAGGTTGAGTGGTACTGGTTCGATCAATTTGAACTCGGGTCTGTTTACGGCAAACGCTTACTCCTTCAATTAGGTGGGGCACTGTTTGCTTTTTTGTTTGTTGGTAGTTGTGCTCTTTGGCGTCAGTCTTGGCTGCGCCCGTCTGAATCCGAAAAAAATGAGCGAAGCCCTGTTCTAACGGGCTATCGCTATGGGTTCTGTCTCCTGGCGTGCCTCCTTGTCCTTCTCTCCGTTCTGGCCATTGACACGCGACTGGCTTGGCTCGCCTGGATCGAACCTTTTTCATTGTCGTACTGGTGGAGTCTGCCCTTTTCGACAGGTTGGCCGCTGCTGAGTTTGTCGATTCTGATGCTGACATTGATCATGTTCGGGCTCACTCGCAGTCGACGTTTAGGTCTCACCCAGGTTTATGGAAGTGTTTGTATTTGTTTGATCGTTGCGCGGAGCTGGGGACTCTGGAGTCTTGCTTTTTCGATTCCTAATCTCGGCCGCGTTGAACCTATGCTCGGGTCTGATGTGAGCTTTGGTTTAGGTCGTTTTTCTGCAATCGCGTTTGGCCTCGAGTTAGTGCTTTTGCAGCTTTCACTCACACTGAGTACAGCTTTATGGAGTCGATTAACACGCTCAACTTGCCTAAGTGATTGGGCTTTTCCAGGATTAACTGCGCGTCAGCGACATGGTTTGAGACCTGGGTTTGCCTTGGTGCTGATGAGCTTCTCAGGATTGATGTGGCTCTCAAGGCACCAGTTGCTTTGGACTCAGGATGGAATTGTTGCAGGTGCCGGTTGGCTCGATGTTCATCTGCTGCTTCCTCTGAGATCCCTTGGCTCGATTGCGCTGCTTGTGTTGGCGTTTGTTGTTTTGCCATCACCCTTTTCCAGTGTTCGACGCCGTCAGTTACGGCTGATTCTGGCCTTTATTGCTATCGCGTCCTTTGGCTTGGAGATGGTGCTCTTCCCTTTGATGCACTGGCTTGTGGTGCGTCCGCGGGAATTACAGCTCGAGCGCCCTTACATAAGTCGAGCGATAGAGGCTACCCGTCACGCTTATCAATTGGATGCAATTGAGACTGAGCCTTTTGATCCTTCGTCTCGATTGAGCCGCGAAGATCTTCGGGACGGTGCGAGTACCTTGCGCAATATCCGTTTGTGGGATAGTCAACCGCTTCTTGCGACCAATCGGCAGCTACAACAGCTCAGGGTTTACTACCGCTTTACCAATGCAGCGGTAGATCGCTATCAGTTGCGTCCTGAATTACTTGAACGCCAGCAGGTGATCCTTGCTGCTCGTGAACTCGACCAAGCAGCCCTCCCCAAGCGATCACGCACCTGGCAAAACCGTCATTTTGTCTTTACGCATGGCTTTGGATTCACGATGAGTCCAGTGAACTCAAGAGGAGCAGACGGACTACCTGATTATTTCATTAGCGATATCGGTAGTTCAGAGCGTATTAATGGTAATAAAGCTCTTGATATTAGTCGCGCTGATGTCAAAAAAAATGTACCAATTGGCCGGCCTGCATTGTATTTTGGAATGCTACCTTCTCCCTATGCCGTTGCTCCAACTCAAATTGAGGAGTTTGATCATCCAGAAGGCGACGTAAACACTTACAACCATTATTCAGGGAGAGCTGGCATTCCTCTGGCATCTTTTGGACAGCGGATTGCTGCATCGATTTATATCCGTGATCCAAGGTTGCTTAATACGGGCGTTTTGAAACCTGATTCACGTTTGTTGCTTCGACGAGACGTTAAAAAGCGTGTAAAGGCATTAGCACCATTTCTGCAGTTGAAAGGTGATCCCTATCTTGTTTCTGTTCCCATGGAGTCTGGTCTTGATCAGTATCATGACGATCAACATCAGTATTGGATTGTTGATGGATTCACCAGCTCCAATACCTATCCCTATGCCTCAACACTTCCAGACGGTAAGGAGATGCGATATTTGCGCAACTCGGTGAAGGCGATTGTTGATGCCTATAACGGAACTGTTCATCTTTATGTGAGTGAACCTGACGATCCGATGATTCGTGGTTGGCAGAAGGTGTTTCCTGAATTGTTCCAACCCTTGGAATCAATGCCCACTTCTTTGCGTCAGCATCTCATGGTTCCTAGTTCCATGTTTGAACTGCAGGTTCAACAATTGCTCCGTTATCACGTTACCGATCCTCGTATTTTTTATAGTGGTGATGATGTTTGGCAGGTTCCAAAAGAGCTATATGGAAAGACGCAGATTCCTGTTGCTCCATATCATATAACAGCACAATTGAAGCGAAGCTTAGACTCTGAATTCTTGCTTTTACAACCACTTACTCCGCTAGCACGTCCCAATCTCTCCGGTTGGTTGGCAGCCAGAAGTGATGCTGATCATTACGGAGAACTCGTTCTCCTGCGTTTTCCTAGTGATGTACCGATTTTTGGGCCTGAACAGATTCAGGCTTTGATTAATCAGAATCCTGAAATCAGTCAACAGTTTGGTCTCTGGGATCGCGCGGGTTCTCAAGTTGTGCAAGGCAACCTTTTGGTGGTGCCACTCGGGAATGCTCTTCTCTATGTGGAGCCGATTTATCTAAGAGCACGTCGTGGTGGCTTGCCAACCCTAACGCGCGTTGTTGTCAGCGATGGAAGTCGTGTGGCGATGGCGAATGATTTAAATACGGGTCTAGAAGCACTGCTTCAGGGAAGTGGATCGAAGGATGTTGTTGTTCAGGAGCTTGATCAGTCTTCATAG
- a CDS encoding peroxiredoxin yields MTDNGCLRVGQQAPDFTATAVVDQEFQEISLSQYRGKYVVLFFYPLDFTFVCPTEITAFSDRYSDFSSKNTEVLGISVDSQFSHLAWIQTARNQGGIGDINYPLVSDLKKEISTAYNVLDDAEGVALRGLFIIDPEGVIMHATINNLPVGRNVDETLRVLQAFQYVQSNPDEVCPANWTPGEKTMKPDPKGSKEFFAAIG; encoded by the coding sequence ATGACCGACAACGGTTGCCTGCGCGTGGGCCAACAGGCCCCTGATTTCACCGCCACCGCTGTAGTGGATCAGGAGTTCCAAGAGATCAGCTTGTCTCAGTACCGCGGCAAGTATGTGGTCCTGTTTTTCTACCCTCTAGACTTCACCTTTGTCTGCCCAACAGAAATCACGGCGTTCAGCGATCGCTACTCCGATTTCTCAAGCAAAAACACTGAAGTGCTGGGTATTTCCGTAGACAGCCAATTCAGTCACCTTGCCTGGATCCAAACCGCACGCAATCAAGGCGGAATCGGCGATATTAACTATCCGCTCGTTTCAGACCTGAAGAAAGAAATTTCCACTGCTTACAACGTTCTCGATGACGCTGAAGGCGTGGCTCTGCGTGGCTTGTTCATCATCGACCCCGAGGGTGTGATCATGCACGCCACGATCAACAACTTGCCTGTTGGCCGGAATGTTGACGAGACCCTCCGAGTACTTCAGGCATTCCAGTACGTTCAGTCAAATCCAGATGAAGTCTGTCCAGCTAACTGGACACCAGGGGAGAAGACCATGAAGCCTGATCCCAAGGGCAGCAAAGAGTTTTTTGCTGCAATTGGCTGA
- a CDS encoding M23 family metallopeptidase, whose translation MKPILVLVTAIASGTSLSVLSQHPGFADAGHVEAPVLLASAPSTQSRIWVKVSKRSTLKDIAADLGLSSPDLTALNDQSSFESIKAGAWIVIPAEAEESLVNATRVDGTTVLRKAPLQSPPAPQAVVRIKANESLSTFSRDQGLSLSELRSLNPGLDLARLAIGSEVRVAKASPRALLAIRPTGSGGASFPSLPALPGIEEGGEGNQSFMWPTKGVFTSGFGWRWGRMHKGIDIANNVGTPIVAARDGVVKFSGWSSGYGYLVELTHPDGSSSRYAHNSRLLVRKGQIIPQGAKISLMGSTGRSTGPHLHFEIRQRGGSALDPMAKLPARRPA comes from the coding sequence ATGAAGCCCATTCTCGTTCTCGTTACGGCAATCGCATCAGGAACGTCCTTGTCTGTTTTGTCTCAGCACCCAGGATTTGCTGATGCCGGTCATGTAGAGGCCCCTGTCCTCTTGGCATCAGCACCATCAACCCAAAGCAGAATATGGGTAAAGGTTTCAAAAAGAAGCACTCTTAAAGATATAGCCGCGGATCTCGGGCTTTCCTCCCCTGATTTAACTGCACTTAACGACCAGTCATCCTTTGAGTCCATCAAAGCTGGGGCATGGATTGTCATCCCCGCCGAAGCAGAGGAAAGTCTTGTTAACGCTACCCGTGTTGACGGAACCACGGTTCTTCGCAAGGCACCACTTCAATCACCTCCTGCTCCACAAGCCGTTGTTCGAATCAAAGCCAACGAGTCTTTATCAACGTTTTCTCGAGATCAAGGTCTGAGCTTGAGCGAATTGCGCTCACTGAACCCAGGCCTCGATCTAGCCCGTTTAGCAATTGGCAGTGAAGTGCGAGTTGCCAAGGCTTCTCCACGCGCTCTGCTTGCGATTCGCCCAACTGGATCTGGAGGGGCAAGCTTTCCCTCTCTGCCAGCATTGCCAGGCATCGAAGAGGGTGGAGAAGGCAATCAAAGCTTCATGTGGCCCACAAAGGGGGTGTTTACATCCGGTTTCGGATGGCGATGGGGTCGAATGCACAAGGGAATTGACATTGCAAACAACGTCGGGACTCCAATCGTTGCTGCCAGAGATGGCGTTGTGAAATTTTCTGGTTGGAGTAGCGGATACGGTTATTTGGTGGAATTGACTCACCCCGACGGTTCATCCAGCCGTTATGCCCACAACAGCCGCCTGCTCGTTCGCAAAGGTCAGATCATTCCCCAAGGAGCGAAAATTTCACTGATGGGAAGTACTGGAAGAAGTACAGGACCTCATCTGCATTTTGAAATTCGCCAACGTGGTGGTTCAGCATTAGATCCAATGGCGAAGCTTCCTGCACGTCGGCCGGCCTAA
- a CDS encoding tRNA (cytidine(34)-2'-O)-methyltransferase: MNKVSNNQSSEEQSLIQKPLRVALFEPRIPPNTGNIARTCAAFGLPLDLIEPLGFSLEDRYLKRAGLDYWPHVDLTIHKDVDAFFESLAQPSRVIGCSRRGGILLRNMEFQKGDVLLFGREDTGLPETIRSRCHQITTISMPCSAGEDGQGGVRSLNLSVACAIVSHQAGSQLQLW, encoded by the coding sequence GTGAACAAAGTTTCAAACAATCAATCATCAGAGGAGCAGTCCCTGATCCAAAAACCCTTAAGGGTGGCACTATTCGAACCACGAATTCCTCCAAATACAGGAAACATTGCCCGCACTTGCGCAGCATTTGGTTTACCACTGGATCTAATTGAACCACTTGGATTCAGTCTTGAAGATCGTTATTTAAAAAGAGCTGGTCTTGATTATTGGCCCCACGTTGACCTCACGATCCACAAGGATGTTGACGCGTTTTTCGAGTCACTAGCTCAGCCCTCAAGGGTGATTGGCTGTAGCCGTCGCGGAGGGATTCTCCTTCGGAACATGGAGTTCCAAAAAGGAGATGTTTTGTTGTTCGGTCGCGAAGACACTGGCCTACCGGAAACAATACGCAGCCGCTGCCACCAAATCACGACCATTTCAATGCCCTGCAGTGCCGGAGAAGATGGCCAAGGAGGCGTGCGGAGCCTCAATCTTTCTGTGGCTTGTGCCATCGTCAGCCATCAAGCAGGTTCGCAGCTTCAGCTGTGGTAA
- a CDS encoding bifunctional adenosylcobinamide kinase/adenosylcobinamide-phosphate guanylyltransferase: protein MHPNAIKPDVPNGIIVVSGPSRGGKSRWAEHLLNAQESVTYVATSAQRSNDPSWEERMRLHRERRPLHWQLREPGSKLAECIRREEANQPLLIDALGGFTALHLDHNDLQWEEEVEELIQSLLTRKRPVVIVVEETGWGVVPATKIGGLFRDRQGWLAQRLEQHATDSWLVVQGRALNLSQLGILVP from the coding sequence GTGCATCCAAACGCCATAAAACCCGATGTTCCCAACGGAATCATTGTTGTAAGCGGACCCAGCCGTGGAGGGAAAAGCCGATGGGCTGAACATTTGCTCAACGCTCAAGAATCTGTGACCTACGTCGCGACCTCGGCTCAACGTTCGAACGATCCAAGCTGGGAAGAACGGATGCGACTGCATCGAGAGAGACGCCCCTTGCACTGGCAGCTGCGCGAACCAGGATCAAAGCTTGCTGAATGCATTCGAAGAGAGGAGGCCAATCAACCCTTACTGATCGATGCCCTTGGCGGTTTTACTGCCTTGCATCTTGATCACAATGATCTGCAGTGGGAGGAAGAAGTAGAAGAGTTGATTCAAAGTCTTCTTACACGAAAACGCCCCGTCGTGATTGTGGTTGAAGAAACAGGCTGGGGTGTTGTCCCAGCAACAAAGATTGGTGGATTGTTTAGGGACCGCCAAGGCTGGCTGGCCCAACGCTTAGAACAACACGCGACCGATAGCTGGCTTGTTGTTCAAGGAAGAGCTTTGAATCTCTCTCAATTAGGCATACTCGTTCCGTGA
- the pxcA gene encoding proton extrusion protein PcxA, whose product MAFRNWIGAFGKANALDVNSDLDRGYEAALLIQSLELEYYGDRPIRPDLELSVPKSVQATVLRKFRVAINVCRASLDQLEYQRSQLDPQELRQLQLIESVVNRYSPKRVSTAPTMTRDPDPLPRSLLGVFDKVRRQLNPAGEATLVAGFRRRRDSTLISLKVLLLLILVPLLVQQVSRTYIISPAVDRFAPDLPFLSYPKPQLEEQAVEKLRVYKAEIEFDALLRGDTIPSQEELQQQLGKKASELKEEADAESTHAVKNVLADISATIAFVVVCLFSREELRVLRGFFDEAVYGLSDSAKAFAIILFTDIFVGFHSPEGWTVLLDGIANHFGFPARENFILLFIATFPVILATIFKYWIFRYLNRVSPSSVATLRGMNGGG is encoded by the coding sequence ATGGCATTTCGCAATTGGATAGGAGCCTTTGGAAAGGCCAACGCCCTTGATGTCAACTCTGATCTCGATCGGGGCTACGAGGCGGCCTTATTAATCCAGAGCTTGGAGCTGGAGTACTACGGCGACCGACCCATCCGTCCCGATCTAGAGCTCTCTGTTCCGAAATCAGTCCAGGCAACCGTTCTGCGGAAGTTTCGTGTTGCCATCAATGTTTGTCGAGCATCGCTCGATCAACTGGAATACCAGCGCTCTCAGCTGGATCCTCAGGAACTGCGTCAACTTCAGCTCATTGAAAGTGTCGTGAACCGGTACAGCCCCAAACGGGTCTCGACCGCTCCGACCATGACTCGCGATCCAGATCCGCTTCCGCGATCACTGCTTGGGGTCTTCGACAAGGTGCGACGGCAGCTCAATCCAGCTGGGGAAGCGACATTAGTTGCAGGATTTCGGAGACGAAGGGATTCAACCCTTATCTCATTGAAAGTTCTCTTGCTGCTGATTCTTGTGCCTTTGTTAGTCCAACAGGTCAGCCGCACCTACATCATTAGTCCTGCTGTAGATCGCTTTGCTCCAGATCTCCCCTTCTTGAGTTACCCAAAGCCACAACTCGAAGAGCAAGCTGTAGAAAAATTGAGAGTGTACAAGGCAGAAATTGAATTCGATGCACTGCTTCGCGGTGACACAATCCCAAGCCAAGAAGAACTGCAACAACAGCTTGGGAAAAAAGCTTCTGAGCTCAAAGAAGAGGCCGACGCAGAAAGCACCCATGCTGTGAAAAATGTTTTAGCAGACATTTCTGCCACGATTGCCTTTGTCGTTGTCTGCTTGTTCAGTCGTGAAGAGCTCAGAGTTCTTCGAGGATTTTTTGATGAAGCTGTCTACGGATTAAGCGACTCTGCCAAAGCCTTCGCGATTATTCTTTTTACAGATATCTTTGTTGGATTCCATAGTCCAGAAGGTTGGACTGTGCTTCTTGATGGAATTGCCAACCATTTTGGATTCCCAGCCCGTGAAAACTTTATTCTTCTTTTCATCGCTACGTTTCCAGTGATTTTAGCGACCATTTTTAAATATTGGATCTTCCGCTATCTCAACCGCGTCAGTCCATCCTCTGTTGCCACATTGCGAGGTATGAACGGAGGCGGATAA
- the psb32 gene encoding photosystem II repair protein Psb32, with product MPSLFKSLQLLIAASLCFFLAVPAVFALSPQDLPAQPPEEAVLDSADVLSRAGKKEIESRLNQLESSKVDARLITLRRLDYGLSLSGFGEELVERWSNNENRSERPLILFLEETQSKQAAVVVSPELSDQLPDALLRSTGRTTMIQPMRDGERFRQASMDGIERIAVVLNGGEDPGPPIEIERTTIPTNVPTVEETRESNGFTWVIVLLVVGTIVPMATWWVFSR from the coding sequence ATGCCTAGCCTCTTCAAGTCTCTGCAGCTGCTCATCGCCGCAAGCCTCTGCTTCTTTTTGGCAGTGCCCGCGGTTTTCGCCTTGTCTCCCCAAGATTTACCAGCTCAGCCGCCGGAAGAAGCCGTACTTGATTCAGCTGATGTACTCAGTCGGGCTGGAAAGAAAGAAATTGAAAGTCGGCTGAATCAACTGGAATCCTCCAAGGTTGATGCCCGGTTGATCACACTGCGGCGACTGGACTATGGGCTGAGTCTTTCAGGGTTTGGAGAAGAGTTAGTGGAGCGGTGGTCAAACAATGAGAACAGAAGTGAACGTCCTCTCATTCTTTTCCTTGAAGAAACACAGAGCAAACAAGCTGCGGTTGTTGTCTCACCAGAGCTGAGCGATCAACTTCCAGACGCATTACTCCGCAGCACCGGCCGGACCACAATGATTCAGCCAATGCGCGATGGAGAGAGATTCCGCCAGGCATCAATGGATGGAATTGAACGGATTGCGGTCGTTCTCAATGGAGGCGAAGATCCAGGTCCTCCGATTGAAATAGAACGCACCACGATTCCCACAAACGTGCCCACGGTTGAGGAAACGCGCGAGAGCAACGGCTTCACCTGGGTGATTGTGCTGCTAGTGGTCGGAACCATTGTGCCAATGGCCACTTGGTGGGTCTTCTCCCGCTGA
- a CDS encoding tellurite resistance TerB family protein, whose product MTESEAFAAIALATVACDGVLGKDEAHALRRQLEYRTPYKDRSESEMAMLFDQLLKRLREHGSNQLIKDALPQLKESQKETALAVAVQLVHADRTVTTEEQAFLNELAQSVDLPQGKAQAVMDAIMALNYDSLAS is encoded by the coding sequence ATGACTGAATCTGAAGCCTTTGCCGCAATTGCGCTGGCCACAGTGGCTTGCGATGGAGTATTAGGAAAGGATGAAGCGCATGCTTTAAGACGTCAACTGGAATATCGAACTCCATATAAAGATCGAAGCGAAAGTGAAATGGCAATGTTGTTTGACCAACTGCTCAAACGCCTTCGCGAGCATGGATCAAATCAATTGATCAAAGATGCCCTTCCTCAACTCAAAGAGTCCCAAAAGGAAACGGCTCTCGCCGTGGCCGTTCAACTTGTTCACGCTGATAGAACTGTGACCACAGAGGAACAAGCGTTCCTCAACGAGCTTGCTCAAAGCGTTGATCTACCTCAAGGCAAAGCTCAAGCCGTGATGGACGCGATCATGGCTTTGAATTACGACAGCCTTGCCAGCTGA
- a CDS encoding cofactor assembly of complex C subunit B, whose product MLRSSQWCLLAGVLVLGLSILNASTAETITPSLERADVLAGMAGVGLMLVSILWTRASPRSPEAVELDGEQGFVLSSSLTDAVRAEMAWGSHQFLTATSAATILVFWKGSVLLRRGLLGTGDFEPGQICRRALQKQELVSLVKTALYPGKVEFDPVLPGLPSVMVQPLGESGWVVIGGWSERCFSRSDERWLTGWAERLKTTLELENAGVFDPDHSSFPQS is encoded by the coding sequence ATGTTGAGATCCTCCCAATGGTGTTTGCTCGCAGGCGTTCTTGTTTTGGGGCTTTCAATCCTTAACGCCAGCACCGCTGAAACCATCACTCCAAGCCTGGAGCGAGCCGATGTTCTTGCCGGGATGGCGGGCGTTGGTTTGATGCTTGTTTCCATCCTCTGGACACGGGCCTCCCCACGCAGTCCTGAAGCTGTTGAGTTGGACGGAGAGCAGGGTTTTGTGCTCTCTTCCAGCTTGACCGATGCTGTACGGGCTGAAATGGCGTGGGGTAGCCATCAATTTCTTACCGCGACCTCTGCAGCCACGATTCTTGTCTTTTGGAAGGGCTCGGTTCTGCTTCGCCGTGGTCTTTTAGGAACTGGTGATTTTGAACCTGGCCAAATTTGTCGACGAGCCCTTCAAAAGCAAGAGCTTGTTTCCCTAGTGAAAACAGCCCTCTACCCGGGCAAAGTTGAGTTTGACCCCGTTTTGCCCGGCTTGCCTTCCGTGATGGTGCAACCCCTCGGAGAAAGTGGCTGGGTTGTGATTGGTGGCTGGTCAGAGCGTTGTTTCAGTCGATCCGATGAACGATGGCTGACGGGTTGGGCTGAAAGACTTAAAACAACACTGGAGCTTGAGAACGCTGGGGTGTTTGATCCTGACCATTCTTCTTTTCCTCAATCGTGA
- the lptC gene encoding LPS export ABC transporter periplasmic protein LptC, with the protein MFRKLELEQKKSSGDIDWKLSSPEARYELSRRLVRAKQPVGILYNKNKPSFEIRAEFAVVINDGEKIILEGDVQLQQINGQKLLIKGERLRWNPELSRLVMEEKPRAFDARSRITATVAVLQQDTNDLTLSGPVQLDRWQDKLALTVKPDTAVRTGNALWNLENGALEADGPVLGQRRNQEGVVLEQLEGRKLTGNTQKGVITVKSPVIVTMPKNKGLLRAKDTSWNFRKQTLKSNDPFEGLIDEIQINGERFSAALDQSTVIIPEGCRIKQPGERLRARKCRWNWETDEVLATGNVRVERDENNQITEAQTLNGSVGEKGSLIFSAPGNKVRSELTIEEKKNGQDQTPQRSQAPVLF; encoded by the coding sequence ATGTTTCGCAAATTGGAACTCGAACAAAAAAAATCGAGTGGAGATATCGACTGGAAACTCTCGAGTCCTGAAGCACGCTATGAACTGTCACGCAGACTAGTAAGAGCCAAGCAACCCGTTGGAATCCTCTACAACAAAAACAAACCATCTTTTGAAATTAGAGCTGAGTTTGCAGTAGTCATCAACGATGGCGAGAAGATAATCCTCGAAGGCGATGTTCAATTGCAACAAATAAATGGACAAAAGCTATTAATCAAAGGAGAAAGATTGCGTTGGAATCCAGAACTCTCTCGCTTGGTGATGGAAGAAAAGCCAAGGGCATTTGATGCTCGTTCGCGAATCACCGCAACGGTTGCCGTTCTTCAGCAAGACACTAATGACCTCACTCTCAGCGGTCCTGTTCAACTCGATCGCTGGCAAGACAAGCTCGCGCTCACTGTGAAACCAGATACCGCTGTCCGAACAGGAAATGCACTTTGGAATCTAGAAAACGGCGCACTTGAGGCGGATGGACCAGTTCTTGGTCAACGTCGTAATCAAGAAGGTGTTGTCTTAGAGCAGCTCGAGGGACGAAAATTGACCGGAAATACCCAGAAAGGGGTCATTACGGTTAAATCTCCTGTGATAGTAACCATGCCTAAAAACAAAGGCTTGTTACGCGCCAAAGACACCAGCTGGAATTTCCGTAAACAAACCCTCAAAAGTAACGACCCATTTGAAGGGTTGATCGATGAAATCCAGATCAATGGTGAACGTTTTAGCGCTGCACTCGATCAAAGTACTGTGATCATTCCTGAGGGCTGCCGAATCAAACAACCAGGCGAACGGTTACGCGCGCGCAAATGCCGATGGAATTGGGAAACAGACGAAGTATTAGCGACTGGAAACGTTCGGGTAGAACGAGATGAAAACAATCAAATTACAGAGGCACAAACGCTCAATGGATCTGTAGGAGAGAAAGGATCACTGATTTTCTCAGCTCCAGGAAACAAAGTTCGTTCCGAGCTCACGATTGAGGAAAAGAAGAATGGTCAGGATCAAACACCCCAGCGTTCTCAAGCTCCAGTGTTGTTTTAA